Genomic window (Roseivirga sp. 4D4):
GATGTAGTCCAACAAATGCAACAACAAATGGCTAGCCAGATGGGCAAAGGTAGCTCTAAAGGAAACCAGAAAAACAAACCACAAATGGGTGGGCTAAGTGAACTACAACAACAACTTAGCGAACAGATCAAAGAACTCAAGGAGAGTGGTATGTCTGGGCGACAGCTCAGTGAACAGCTCGCTAAACTCGCTTCGCAACAAGAAAGACTCAGAAATGCCCTTGAAAATTTTGAAACCGGACTCGATGGAAATAAATTGGGTGAGAAAATTGATCAATTGATCAATCAAATGGAAGAAAATGAATGGGATCTCATCAACAAAAGCATTACTGACGAGACCGTTCAAAGACAGCAAGATATCTTGACAAGACTACTTGAAGCTGAGAATTCAGTTCAAGAGCGAGGTGAAGATGAGGAACGAAAAGGACGAACAGCCTTTGACTATGACTTGTCAATTCCAGAATCTCTTAATGAATACTTAAAGGCCAAAGAAAAAGAAATAGAGCTGCTGAGAACCATACCAGCCAAACTAAATCCTTACTACAAGAAAGAGACCAATAAGTATTTCAAAAAGATCAAGGAAAAGAATTGAGCCCTTCAATGAAGAACATAAGCATCGAAATACCATCTCTTGTTGAGAACATTCGTATAGTCGAGAGTTTCGTAGACAACGCAAAAGAAGAATACAGCTTAACCGATGATCTTTATGGCAACATTATGATTGCCGTCATAGAGTCCGTTAATAATGCCATCATTCATGGAAATAAATCGGATAAAGCCAAAAATGTCTTGCTTAGTGCCAACTTACATGATGAACAGATCGTCTTTACGGTAAGCGATCAGGGAAATGGTTTTGATCAT
Coding sequences:
- a CDS encoding ATP-binding protein encodes the protein MKNISIEIPSLVENIRIVESFVDNAKEEYSLTDDLYGNIMIAVIESVNNAIIHGNKSDKAKNVLLSANLHDEQIVFTVSDQGNGFDHQNLPDPTAPENIEKVGGRGIFLIKNLADEVNFKSDGSKLELTFYLS